The Methanosphaera stadtmanae DSM 3091 genome includes a window with the following:
- a CDS encoding nitroreductase family protein produces the protein MNLIEIMKKRRSIREYTNEDIPPEIINDILKAGQLAPSSKNIRPIELLLIEDKNTLEFLSKSRTHGSTQLKNAKCAIITIADTTTADAWIEDASITMTHMMLMAQYHNIGNCWIQIRMRKDDNNKLSSDIIKEKLGIPKHYEVEAILSLGISKTTLPPQEWEKTEKNKVHKEKY, from the coding sequence TTGAATTTAATAGAAATTATGAAAAAAAGAAGAAGTATAAGAGAATATACAAATGAAGATATTCCACCAGAAATAATTAATGACATACTAAAAGCAGGACAACTAGCACCAAGTAGTAAAAACATAAGACCAATAGAATTATTATTAATTGAAGATAAAAACACACTAGAATTCTTATCTAAATCTCGAACACATGGATCAACACAACTTAAAAATGCAAAATGTGCAATAATAACAATAGCAGATACAACAACAGCAGATGCATGGATTGAAGATGCAAGTATAACAATGACACATATGATGCTAATGGCACAATACCATAATATTGGTAACTGTTGGATTCAAATAAGAATGAGAAAAGATGATAACAATAAATTATCAAGTGATATAATAAAAGAAAAACTAGGAATACCAAAACATTATGAAGTAGAAGCAATACTTTCTCTTGGAATTTCCAAAACAACATTACCACCACAAGAATGGGAAAAAACAGAAAAAAATAAAGTTCATAAAGAAAAATATTAA
- a CDS encoding ketopantoate reductase family protein, giving the protein MNILIEGAGSIGIALGASLISQKQDVSFFAREKTAKSIKENPIERTGIFNHITCQTNEYRVYTDYGDIPENTFDYVFICSKTTANKQISKRLNENKNVLKDNVKIIIFQNGFGNDKDYLKYFQKQQVFCARVITGFRRPKRNISEVTVHTAPILLGSLQGCDVSELKPIANLINDSGIPANITDNVEEYLWAKMLYNCTLNPLGAILGVNYGKLTESNYSVNIMNRLIDEIFNVIKKAGYNISWHSAKEYKELFYEKLVPDTYNHQSSTLQDISRKQKTEIDSLTGYIIYLGKKYDVDVTVNKTIYNLIKAIESDF; this is encoded by the coding sequence ATGAATATTTTAATTGAAGGTGCAGGATCAATTGGTATAGCATTAGGTGCATCATTAATATCACAAAAACAAGATGTGTCCTTTTTTGCAAGAGAAAAAACAGCTAAATCAATAAAAGAAAATCCAATAGAAAGAACAGGCATATTTAATCATATAACTTGTCAAACAAATGAATATAGAGTTTACACAGATTATGGGGATATTCCAGAAAATACCTTTGATTATGTATTTATATGTAGCAAAACAACTGCAAATAAACAGATAAGTAAAAGATTAAATGAAAATAAAAATGTTTTGAAAGATAATGTTAAAATAATCATATTTCAGAATGGTTTTGGAAATGATAAAGACTATCTTAAATACTTCCAAAAACAACAAGTATTCTGTGCACGTGTAATAACAGGATTTAGACGACCTAAAAGAAATATTAGTGAAGTTACAGTACATACAGCACCAATACTGCTGGGTTCACTTCAAGGCTGTGATGTTTCAGAATTAAAACCTATAGCAAATCTAATTAATGATTCAGGAATTCCAGCTAATATAACTGATAATGTTGAAGAGTATCTTTGGGCTAAAATGTTGTATAATTGTACTTTAAATCCATTAGGTGCAATACTTGGAGTGAATTATGGTAAATTAACTGAAAGTAATTATTCAGTTAATATTATGAATAGATTAATTGATGAAATTTTTAATGTAATAAAAAAAGCCGGATATAATATTAGTTGGCATAGTGCTAAAGAGTATAAAGAATTATTTTATGAAAAATTAGTTCCAGATACTTATAATCATCAGTCATCCACTTTACAAGACATATCTAGAAAACAGAAAACAGAAATTGATTCATTAACAGGATATATAATATATCTTGGTAAAAAATATGATGTTGATGTTACTGTTAATAAAACAATATACAATTTAATTAAAGCCATAGAGTCAGATTTCTAA
- a CDS encoding NAD(P)-dependent alcohol dehydrogenase, whose protein sequence is MTKFTGFAMKRLNEVGWVEKEKPECGRRDAIVKPLALSPCTSDIHTVWEGAIGDRKDMILGHEAVGIIDEVGPDVKDFKPGDKVIVPAITPDWEDEAAQRGYSSQTTEPLGGWKFSNFKDGVFGEYFHVNLADANLAKLPESIEPETAAMLSDMFSTGIMGAENAKIKVGSTVAVIGIGPVGLSAVAGAAILGASRLFAVGTRPNCVDVAKKYGATDIINYKEGPIDEQIRDATDGAGVDAVIIAGGNMDTWPQAVKMAKAGSKISNINYLSGADVVPLPREAWGCGMANIDINTGLCPGGRVRMERLASLVEYGRIKPELLITHRFKGLEKVEDALMLMKDKPRDLIKPVVSIKE, encoded by the coding sequence ATGACAAAATTCACAGGATTTGCAATGAAAAGATTAAATGAAGTTGGATGGGTTGAAAAAGAAAAACCAGAATGTGGAAGAAGAGATGCAATAGTAAAACCATTAGCACTCTCACCATGTACTTCAGATATCCATACAGTATGGGAAGGAGCTATAGGTGATCGTAAAGATATGATTCTAGGTCATGAAGCAGTTGGAATAATAGATGAAGTTGGACCTGATGTAAAAGATTTTAAACCAGGTGATAAAGTAATAGTACCAGCAATAACACCAGACTGGGAAGATGAAGCAGCACAAAGAGGATATTCCTCACAAACAACAGAACCACTCGGTGGATGGAAATTTTCAAATTTCAAAGATGGAGTATTTGGAGAATATTTCCATGTGAACTTGGCTGATGCAAACCTTGCAAAACTTCCAGAATCAATAGAACCAGAAACAGCTGCAATGCTTTCAGATATGTTCTCAACAGGAATAATGGGAGCAGAAAATGCAAAAATAAAAGTAGGTTCAACAGTAGCAGTAATTGGAATTGGACCAGTAGGTCTTAGTGCAGTAGCAGGAGCAGCAATACTTGGAGCATCCAGATTATTTGCAGTAGGTACTAGACCTAACTGTGTAGATGTAGCTAAAAAATATGGGGCAACAGATATTATTAACTACAAAGAAGGTCCTATTGATGAACAAATAAGAGATGCTACAGATGGAGCAGGAGTAGATGCAGTAATTATTGCAGGAGGAAATATGGATACATGGCCTCAAGCAGTAAAAATGGCAAAAGCTGGATCAAAAATCTCAAATATTAACTACTTAAGTGGAGCAGATGTTGTACCTCTACCAAGAGAAGCTTGGGGATGTGGAATGGCAAATATTGACATAAATACTGGTTTATGTCCTGGAGGAAGAGTAAGAATGGAACGTCTTGCAAGTCTTGTAGAATATGGTCGTATAAAACCAGAATTACTTATAACTCACAGATTCAAAGGACTTGAAAAAGTAGAAGATGCATTGATGTTAATGAAAGATAAACCAAGAGACTTAATTAAACCAGTAGTATCAATAAAAGAATAA
- a CDS encoding DUF116 domain-containing protein produces the protein MKNITYNIENNDYNTQIEKTTNIIIKNSNNYIQFLNDYVEYVNQHIQKSGMECILDIVSIGIYWMEYIQKAYTLDDTSKNILIKLAKIRRNNTQIKEDIDYIKGHIITEKLTKNTKKEIPFTTTSIDKLFDYLSATGEYYFELKELNYFKEYLKTKNKTEIEKILKQVLNFSDYFKTITNKTLHKYTYNVNNYLEQELYKHKNKEDLIFCGRREVEYHLNMFGAEIMNRAYRNEYDKREKTIILLPECMQIKNKKCLSQETIYGQQCIGCSDNCNVNQLKNYIEKEVYVIKHESELFKDIPTHEKKTISIIGIACVLNLINGGLKAKSLGMPAQCVILNYVGCSNHWMQNRISTSINSEKLKEIIG, from the coding sequence ATGAAAAACATAACATATAACATAGAAAATAATGATTACAATACCCAAATAGAAAAAACAACAAACATAATAATCAAAAATTCAAATAACTACATTCAATTTCTAAATGACTATGTAGAATATGTAAATCAACACATACAAAAATCAGGTATGGAATGTATACTAGATATAGTATCCATAGGAATATATTGGATGGAATATATTCAAAAAGCATACACTCTAGATGATACATCAAAAAATATTTTAATTAAACTTGCAAAAATAAGACGAAACAATACACAAATAAAAGAAGATATAGACTATATTAAAGGTCATATTATCACAGAAAAACTAACAAAAAATACAAAAAAAGAAATTCCTTTTACAACAACATCAATTGATAAATTATTTGATTATCTAAGTGCTACTGGTGAATATTATTTTGAATTAAAGGAATTAAATTATTTTAAAGAATATCTTAAAACAAAAAATAAAACAGAAATAGAAAAAATACTAAAACAAGTACTTAACTTCTCAGATTACTTTAAAACAATCACAAATAAAACACTTCATAAATACACATATAATGTAAATAATTACTTAGAACAAGAATTATACAAACATAAAAACAAAGAAGATCTAATATTCTGTGGAAGAAGAGAAGTAGAATATCATCTGAACATGTTTGGAGCAGAAATAATGAATAGAGCATACAGAAATGAGTATGATAAAAGAGAAAAAACCATCATACTATTACCTGAATGTATGCAAATAAAAAATAAAAAATGCCTATCACAAGAAACAATCTATGGACAACAATGTATAGGTTGTAGTGATAACTGTAATGTAAACCAACTAAAAAACTATATAGAAAAAGAGGTGTATGTAATAAAACATGAATCTGAATTATTTAAAGATATACCTACACATGAGAAAAAAACAATTTCCATAATAGGAATTGCATGTGTATTAAACTTAATTAATGGTGGTTTAAAGGCAAAATCATTAGGAATGCCAGCACAATGTGTTATTCTTAATTATGTAGGATGTAGTAATCATTGGATGCAAAATAGAATATCAACATCCATAAATTCTGAAAAATTAAAGGAGATAATAGGATAG
- a CDS encoding TetR/AcrR family transcriptional regulator: MRQTNTKEKILQISIEKISKKGYDNVSIRSIARDVGIKESSIYNHYKNKEDILDKILKKFLDILEETSLESSDLKKNLDNIEQLYHYGSELFKKQLNNMEIIKIWRIINIEKYHNEKVRKFYKKHIISNPLKFWTNIFKTLLENEDIDEMEPYKLAEEFYYYALVRFDLIVLDSTYMSEDKLQEQLDYLFKQIEDYALKIFKNMDSAINEKHNI, encoded by the coding sequence ATGAGACAAACAAATACAAAAGAAAAAATCCTACAAATATCAATAGAAAAAATATCAAAAAAAGGATATGATAATGTATCTATAAGAAGTATAGCACGGGATGTTGGAATAAAAGAAAGCTCAATATACAACCACTATAAAAATAAGGAAGACATACTAGATAAAATACTAAAAAAGTTTCTAGACATACTTGAGGAAACATCACTTGAATCATCAGACTTAAAAAAAAATCTAGATAATATAGAACAATTATATCATTATGGTTCAGAACTCTTTAAAAAACAACTAAATAACATGGAAATAATAAAAATATGGAGAATAATAAACATAGAAAAATATCATAATGAAAAAGTAAGAAAATTCTATAAAAAACATATAATATCAAATCCACTGAAATTTTGGACAAATATATTCAAAACATTATTAGAAAATGAAGATATAGATGAAATGGAACCATACAAGTTAGCAGAAGAATTTTATTACTATGCACTAGTAAGATTTGACTTAATAGTTTTAGATTCAACATATATGAGTGAAGATAAACTACAAGAGCAATTAGATTATCTATTTAAACAAATAGAAGACTATGCTCTAAAAATATTTAAAAACATGGACAGTGCAATAAATGAAAAACATAACATATAA
- a CDS encoding stage II sporulation protein M has product MDDKENIKININQNPIYDDTQNIYHHIHNIKVSVNEKSIEKQKAENNIFNINKYFAAAILSVFIYVACALTAQVQLADIITIEVPLTILLSLLLTYLMLSNHVKEGYCGYTIVAILLFFVNPSYTFIVLVTELSQAIIDCTVKIFTNKHDFSVFNEEKHNLSKSDHIINFLHRIKYHLLLSVIFFVTFTLFSYFYPSVFQSLIIPAYQGMQEGVQSGTVELATTPLFINNFSVAFRMFISGICLSIPNIYLLIYNGLLIGFTGSQLPISYFLSFTVPHGILELTAVMLAGGAGFKVTQAILNLFNGLTLRKEISFSKFMVVSLKMILDSIVIMVVVFVLLMIAAYVEANLTIPIGRTLLGI; this is encoded by the coding sequence ATGGATGATAAGGAAAATATAAAAATTAATATAAATCAAAATCCTATATATGATGATACTCAGAATATATATCATCATATTCATAATATAAAAGTTAGTGTAAATGAAAAAAGTATTGAAAAACAAAAAGCAGAGAATAATATTTTTAATATTAACAAATATTTTGCAGCTGCAATATTATCTGTATTTATCTATGTGGCATGTGCTCTAACAGCACAAGTACAACTGGCAGATATAATAACTATTGAAGTACCTCTTACAATATTATTATCACTACTATTAACATATCTCATGTTATCTAATCATGTAAAAGAAGGATATTGTGGATATACAATAGTTGCAATTTTATTGTTCTTTGTAAATCCAAGTTATACATTTATAGTGTTAGTAACAGAGTTATCACAAGCAATTATTGATTGTACAGTAAAAATATTTACAAATAAACATGATTTTAGTGTATTTAATGAAGAAAAACATAATTTATCTAAATCAGATCATATTATAAATTTTCTTCATAGAATAAAGTATCATCTTTTATTATCAGTAATATTTTTTGTAACATTCACATTATTTTCATACTTTTATCCTTCAGTATTCCAATCATTAATAATACCAGCATATCAGGGAATGCAGGAAGGTGTTCAAAGTGGTACAGTAGAACTCGCAACAACCCCATTGTTTATAAATAACTTTTCAGTTGCATTTAGAATGTTTATAAGTGGTATTTGTTTAAGTATTCCAAATATTTATTTATTGATTTATAATGGATTATTAATTGGATTTACAGGATCTCAATTACCAATTTCATATTTCTTATCATTTACAGTACCTCATGGAATTCTTGAATTAACTGCTGTCATGTTGGCTGGAGGTGCAGGTTTTAAAGTAACACAGGCTATATTGAATTTATTCAATGGTTTAACTTTAAGAAAAGAGATTTCTTTTAGTAAATTCATGGTAGTTTCTCTTAAAATGATTTTAGATAGTATTGTTATTATGGTTGTTGTGTTTGTTTTACTTATGATTGCAGCTTATGTTGAAGCAAACTTAACAATACCTATTGGAAGAACACTTCTTGGAATTTAA
- the comB gene encoding 2-phosphosulfolactate phosphatase: protein MKVTVSLFNSKTKDVAIVIDLLRASTTITIALNTFNKVIPVNTSNEAFELKNKYNALLAGEDNLKTIEGFDITNSPKEVQKHEGDVLVLKTTNGTRVLENTKNNNKNVTVLIGTGINANAVAKKALEIATEEIEIVMAGRHEKFNIEDATGAGVIVKEIIKSAKDQNIPLELDETALASTILAKDEKQVKELIGNSWGATKLTKLGLEDDVKLCQLINEINEVPIYKNNEITKL, encoded by the coding sequence ATGAAAGTAACTGTATCATTATTTAATTCTAAAACAAAAGATGTGGCAATAGTAATTGATTTATTAAGAGCAAGCACGACAATAACAATAGCCTTAAATACATTCAATAAAGTAATACCAGTAAACACATCTAACGAAGCATTTGAACTAAAAAATAAATATAATGCACTACTTGCTGGAGAAGACAATCTTAAAACAATCGAAGGATTTGACATAACAAACTCACCAAAAGAAGTACAAAAACACGAAGGAGATGTACTTGTATTAAAAACAACAAATGGAACAAGAGTACTAGAAAATACAAAAAATAACAACAAAAATGTAACAGTACTAATTGGTACAGGCATCAATGCAAATGCAGTAGCTAAAAAAGCACTAGAAATAGCTACTGAGGAGATAGAAATTGTAATGGCAGGAAGACATGAAAAATTCAATATAGAAGATGCAACAGGTGCAGGTGTAATAGTTAAAGAAATAATTAAATCTGCAAAAGATCAAAACATACCACTAGAATTAGATGAAACTGCACTTGCATCAACAATACTTGCTAAAGATGAAAAACAAGTAAAAGAATTAATAGGAAATTCATGGGGCGCAACAAAACTTACTAAACTAGGATTAGAAGACGATGTTAAACTATGTCAATTAATTAATGAAATTAATGAAGTACCAATATACAAAAATAATGAAATAACAAAACTATAA
- a CDS encoding TatD family hydrolase — protein sequence MELIDIGLNLMHKSYDKDRIDVINEAKKVNVTKAIITGSSIQSSIQATEYALKYPNLYATCGVHPHDAKTCDENTIDTLHKLAKNDCVVAIGECGLDYNRNYSPQNIQRKWFEKQVELAEKLDMPLFLHDRESYDDFAKILRKHKKMAKQSVVHCFTGTKYEAEDYLDLGCYIGITGWICDERRNSDLLKAIKVIPPEKLMIETDGPFLLPRDFEKKPKKNRNEPKYLPHILKRIAKEMNIEPETLAKEVTHNTKEFFRI from the coding sequence ATGGAACTTATAGATATTGGATTAAATCTAATGCATAAATCATATGATAAAGATAGAATTGATGTTATTAATGAAGCCAAAAAAGTAAATGTAACAAAAGCCATAATAACTGGAAGTAGTATTCAATCAAGTATTCAAGCTACAGAATATGCATTAAAATACCCTAACCTCTATGCAACATGTGGAGTACATCCCCATGATGCAAAAACATGTGATGAAAACACAATAGACACACTACATAAACTAGCAAAAAATGACTGTGTTGTTGCAATTGGTGAATGTGGTCTTGATTACAATAGAAACTACTCTCCCCAAAACATACAACGTAAATGGTTTGAAAAACAAGTAGAACTAGCAGAAAAATTAGATATGCCCCTATTTTTACATGACAGAGAATCCTATGATGATTTTGCAAAAATACTCAGAAAACACAAAAAAATGGCTAAACAATCAGTAGTTCATTGTTTTACTGGAACAAAATATGAAGCTGAAGATTACCTTGATTTAGGCTGTTATATTGGTATTACCGGATGGATCTGTGATGAACGTAGAAACAGTGACTTACTCAAAGCTATTAAAGTAATACCTCCAGAAAAATTAATGATAGAAACTGATGGTCCATTCTTACTTCCAAGAGATTTTGAAAAAAAACCTAAAAAAAATAGAAACGAACCAAAATATCTACCACATATCCTAAAAAGAATAGCAAAAGAAATGAATATAGAACCAGAAACACTAGCAAAAGAAGTTACACATAACACAAAAGAATTCTTTAGAATATAA
- a CDS encoding zinc ribbon domain-containing protein, translating into MMSDIEKALNIFNNITGKTELSCQYKQMLDSFNISESNGYIVKLKLTDEILSGKLNSNEVETRLNMILNRLSKFKSRNGHTFTYDVDMLIFLKNQTDNKIMCSNCGYSMLPIDKFCSNCGREHVPRISLFELLSGINSKYIKPGDILKFNEDNTVEITTVNNMYNFHIEKRELELLYEEKIEKQEVNNYYFKILILNQIQKYGNVKVSEYLFTFYKIKNLENIISELLNSNLVKVSSFFNIFKKIRNISNIEDNNILENISITKKGKKLLDENKHVLLYDFYIRDSLIDDIVEFENFFSKKHGSLNEIFIEYLLFKRELFKAEKNTTRFLSTYDLESYFYEINDNKDKLVHTLFKRFIININTDFSHTQHQSAITEEGILHMVNILTELSMDLSLMRKIFHEGFNELDENYLVFTEEESFNYLLRAIGGENVETINFDIIISLDNKKVKS; encoded by the coding sequence ATGATGTCTGATATTGAAAAAGCTTTAAATATTTTTAATAACATAACTGGAAAAACAGAATTATCTTGCCAGTATAAGCAAATGTTAGATTCATTCAATATTTCTGAGAGTAATGGTTATATAGTTAAATTAAAACTCACTGATGAAATACTTTCAGGTAAATTAAACTCAAATGAAGTAGAAACTAGATTAAATATGATTTTAAATAGATTATCTAAATTCAAATCAAGAAATGGACATACATTCACTTATGATGTAGATATGTTAATTTTTCTAAAAAATCAGACAGATAATAAAATAATGTGCAGTAACTGTGGATATTCTATGTTACCCATAGATAAATTCTGTAGTAACTGTGGGAGAGAACATGTTCCTAGAATTTCTCTATTTGAATTATTATCTGGAATTAATTCTAAATATATAAAACCTGGAGATATTTTAAAGTTTAATGAAGATAATACTGTTGAAATAACTACTGTTAATAACATGTACAATTTTCATATTGAAAAAAGAGAACTTGAATTACTATATGAAGAAAAAATAGAAAAACAAGAAGTAAATAATTACTATTTTAAAATATTAATACTAAATCAGATTCAGAAATATGGGAATGTTAAGGTATCAGAATATCTATTTACTTTTTATAAAATAAAAAATTTAGAAAATATAATATCTGAATTATTAAATAGTAATTTAGTTAAAGTAAGTTCATTTTTTAATATCTTCAAAAAAATTAGAAATATTTCAAATATAGAGGATAATAATATCTTGGAGAATATATCCATAACAAAAAAGGGTAAAAAATTACTGGATGAAAATAAACATGTACTCTTATATGATTTTTATATAAGAGATTCTTTAATAGATGATATTGTTGAATTTGAGAATTTCTTCTCAAAAAAGCATGGATCTCTAAATGAGATTTTTATAGAATACTTACTTTTTAAACGTGAATTATTTAAAGCTGAGAAAAATACCACTAGATTTTTATCAACATATGATTTAGAATCATATTTCTATGAAATAAATGATAACAAGGATAAGTTAGTACATACATTATTTAAGAGATTTATTATTAATATAAATACAGATTTCTCACATACACAACATCAATCTGCAATAACAGAAGAAGGTATTTTACACATGGTGAATATTTTAACAGAGTTATCTATGGATTTATCCTTAATGAGAAAAATATTTCATGAAGGATTTAATGAATTAGATGAAAATTATCTCGTATTTACTGAAGAAGAATCATTTAATTATTTACTACGTGCAATTGGTGGAGAAAATGTGGAAACTATTAATTTTGATATAATAATTTCCCTTGATAATAAAAAAGTAAAGTCTTAG
- a CDS encoding energy-coupling factor ABC transporter permease: MHIPDGIISVTPLIIFTIITICLLIVIFYKSKDILSNEKNIPLIALFIVATVIVQYIELPLPVTACVHISLITIIALYDLRTSMIVYMFVTIIQAFLGEGGISTLGVNLLNLAILAPLIAYGLYTLLSRFNKDVALFISGFGTITLLGLIVSMELAICNVYPIQYGLFTIVPVEAIVGVLEGVVTVIVMKALYKAKPELVPVMSN; this comes from the coding sequence ATGCATATACCTGATGGTATTATATCAGTTACACCATTAATAATATTTACTATAATCACAATATGTTTACTAATAGTCATATTCTATAAATCAAAAGATATATTATCTAATGAAAAAAACATACCCTTAATAGCTTTATTTATAGTAGCAACAGTTATAGTACAATATATTGAATTACCATTACCTGTAACAGCATGTGTTCATATTTCCTTAATTACAATCATAGCATTATATGATCTTAGAACATCAATGATAGTATACATGTTTGTAACAATAATACAAGCATTCCTTGGTGAAGGTGGAATAAGTACTCTTGGAGTAAATCTATTAAATCTAGCAATACTTGCACCATTAATAGCATATGGATTATACACATTATTATCTAGATTCAATAAAGATGTAGCATTATTTATTTCTGGATTTGGAACAATAACACTACTTGGATTAATTGTAAGTATGGAACTTGCAATATGTAATGTATATCCAATACAATATGGATTATTTACAATAGTGCCAGTTGAAGCAATTGTAGGAGTTCTTGAAGGGGTAGTAACTGTAATAGTTATGAAAGCATTATATAAAGCAAAACCAGAATTGGTTCCAGTAATGTCCAATTAA
- a CDS encoding aldo/keto reductase — translation MKKLGFGLMRLPLLDKNNKSSINQEQFNKMVDYFMENGFNYFDTAYTYFDGNSEIAFKKAVVERYPRESFLIADKLPIFDLKSTQHMYEIFDKQLERCGVDYFDYYMLHNISTKHEEKYTKIDSFKFIKDKKKEGKIKHIGISCHDSPEFLENILKNHPEIEFVQLQINYIDWTNNTIQSMKCYEVACKYKKSIIVMEPLKGGALVDIPNKSRKLFQGMSPVEGAFRFILSLDNIMIILSGMNKFEQIKENTKIIDNFKPLTKMEYEILNNVRNRIVCDKTIDCTYCNYCIDACSININIPKFFELYNTQKLLKQKHSIGMYYRNYISKNISPSECVKCNNCIDYCPQHINIPRNLEKVLNEFE, via the coding sequence ATGAAAAAATTAGGATTTGGATTAATGAGACTACCACTTCTTGATAAGAATAATAAATCAAGTATTAATCAAGAACAATTCAATAAAATGGTTGACTATTTTATGGAAAATGGTTTTAATTATTTTGACACAGCATACACATATTTTGATGGAAATAGTGAAATTGCATTTAAAAAAGCAGTAGTTGAAAGATATCCTAGAGAATCCTTTTTAATAGCAGATAAATTACCTATTTTTGATTTAAAATCTACACAACATATGTATGAAATTTTTGATAAACAATTAGAACGTTGTGGTGTGGATTACTTTGATTATTATATGCTTCATAACATATCCACAAAACATGAGGAAAAATATACGAAGATTGACTCATTTAAATTTATTAAAGATAAGAAAAAGGAAGGAAAAATAAAACATATAGGCATATCATGTCATGATAGTCCAGAATTTCTAGAAAATATCCTTAAAAACCATCCAGAAATAGAATTTGTACAACTACAAATTAATTATATTGACTGGACTAATAACACAATACAATCCATGAAATGTTATGAAGTAGCATGTAAGTATAAAAAATCAATCATTGTTATGGAACCATTAAAAGGAGGTGCTTTAGTCGATATTCCAAATAAAAGTAGAAAATTATTCCAAGGCATGTCTCCAGTAGAAGGAGCATTTCGTTTTATTCTCTCATTAGATAATATTATGATAATTCTAAGTGGAATGAATAAATTTGAACAAATAAAAGAAAATACAAAGATAATAGATAATTTCAAACCATTAACAAAGATGGAATATGAAATACTAAATAATGTGAGAAATAGAATTGTATGTGATAAAACTATTGACTGTACATACTGTAATTACTGTATAGATGCATGTTCTATAAATATAAATATTCCTAAATTCTTTGAATTATACAATACTCAGAAACTTCTAAAACAAAAACATTCAATAGGTATGTATTATAGAAATTACATCTCAAAGAATATAAGTCCAAGTGAATGTGTTAAATGTAATAACTGTATAGATTATTGTCCACAACACATTAATATTCCAAGAAATTTAGAGAAAGTACTTAATGAATTTGAATAA
- a CDS encoding putative quinol monooxygenase, giving the protein MIIVNATINPKENKKENIIQKAEALIKASRNHEGNISYNLYADSETDTLLFVEKWETKESLQKHMETEEFLAFGQETKDLIDGELEVEVYLAQLVSDNS; this is encoded by the coding sequence ATGATTATAGTAAATGCAACAATCAATCCAAAAGAAAACAAAAAAGAAAACATAATCCAAAAAGCTGAAGCTTTAATTAAAGCATCAAGAAATCATGAGGGAAATATAAGTTACAACTTATATGCAGATAGTGAAACTGATACATTATTATTTGTTGAAAAATGGGAAACTAAAGAATCTCTACAAAAACATATGGAAACAGAAGAATTTTTAGCATTTGGACAAGAAACTAAAGATTTAATTGATGGAGAATTAGAAGTAGAGGTTTATTTAGCCCAACTTGTATCTGATAATTCATAA